The proteins below come from a single Drosophila miranda strain MSH22 chromosome Y unlocalized genomic scaffold, D.miranda_PacBio2.1 Contig_Y1_pilon, whole genome shotgun sequence genomic window:
- the LOC117191057 gene encoding uncharacterized protein LOC117191057: MKGNNFVRYAKMYKGVSFTSEACALIYLVDTAGTRTTTDTFTDLTKYYTLAVFYDDSCHGPSYMAEAHDVIANSAYTCTEDGTEIYDINGFRITQAADGLVKVTRVEHKCLIRTSPGNGSATLTTPGIHCTASLGKTSHLFVRRNEKRMHFDGSCFIVRNAGHSAGFNENNLLIVY, translated from the exons atgaagggcaataactttgT TCGCTATGCCAAGATGTACAAGGGTGTGAGCTTCACCAGCGAGGCGTGCGCTCTCATCTACCTGGTGGACACAGCCGGGACGCGCACCACAACCGACACTTTCACCGATCTGACCAAGTACTACACCCTGGCAGTGTTCTATGA CGACTCGTGCCATGGTCCCTCTTATATGGCTGAAGCCCATGACGTGATTGCCAATTCAGCTTACACCTGTACCGAGGATGGCACTGAGATCTATGACATAAACGGATTTCGCATCACCCAGGCAGCCGATGGCCTGGTGAAGGTCACTCGTGTGGAACACAAGTGCTTGATTCGCACCAGTCCCGGCAATGGATCGGCCACTTTGACCACACCTGGCATCCATTGCACTGCCTCTCTGGGCAAGACCTCGCATCTGTTTGTTCG TCGCAATGAGAAGCGCATGCACTTCGATGGATCCTGTTTCATTGTACGCAACGCCGGACACTCCGCCGGCTTCAATGAGAACAACCTGCTCATTGTCTACTGA